The following coding sequences lie in one Halorarum halophilum genomic window:
- the carB gene encoding carbamoyl-phosphate synthase large subunit, whose protein sequence is MSGDGRTILLIGSGPIQIGQAAEFDYSGAQACRALREEGARVVLVNSNPATIMTDPEMADRVYIEPITTEAITEVIRKERPDGVIAGLGGQTGLNVTAELAEEGVLEEYDVDIMGTPLDTIYATEDRDLFRQRMEDIGQPVPKSTTISLDEGEVVTELDGEALRERVEAAADEVGGLPVIARTTYTLGGSGSGVVGEMDELIDRVRTGLRLSRNSEVLVTESISGWVELEYEVMRDADDSCIIICNMENLDPMGIHTGESTVVTPSQVIPDDGHQEMRDAALGVIRELGIQGGCNIQFAWRDDGTPGGEYRVVEVNPRVSRSSALASKATGYPIARVTAKVALGKRLHEIDNEITGETTAAFEPAIDYVVTKVPRWPKDKFEDTDFTLGTAMKSTGEAMAIGRTFEESLLKALRSSEYDPAEDFGDLEDDELTAEYLERPSPDRPYAMFEAFERGFSVEEVVEATGIYEWYVERFSRIVEASKEVVEGEFTPAAIAGFTNAEISALAGNVFEDSSLTWLPETRGAWRTAEATETVAGDAGAEAADEDIPVSAARAGVGEVEQAVPGRTYKQVDTCAGEFAASTPYYYSSRQPEWFSGPYEGDAAAGELRVDMDAESVVVVGGGPIRIGQGVEFDYCSVHAVRALREQGIEAHVVNNNPETVSTDYDTSDGLFFEPITAEEVADVIEATDADGVMIQFGGQTSVDIGEPLAAELDRRGVDCEIMGTSVEAMDLAEDRDRFNRLMDDVGVDQPEGGSATSEAEALELANDIGYPVLVRPSYVLGGRAMRVVHDDDELREYITEAVRVSPDKPILVDEFLAGAVELDVDAVSDGEDVLIGGVMEHVESAGVHSGDSACVIPPRSLSEETLARVREVTENIARALETVGLLNVQLAVQGEDVYVLEANPRSSRTVPFVSKATGVPIAKLAAQVMAGHSLEELGATEAIPEHYNVKEVVLPFDRLPDSDPRLGPEMKSTGEVMGTASTFGKAYGKALDAAGQGLPESGTVVFQFVGDALPEPGSEAATELMAGFGEYYDAAEVEDVATALREGAVDLLVTDDRDALRAAVDEDVAYVSTEAAARASLEALAHREEDLDVLAVSDRPRRQAEWGR, encoded by the coding sequence ATGAGTGGAGACGGCCGCACCATCCTTCTCATCGGCAGCGGACCGATTCAGATTGGGCAGGCCGCGGAGTTCGACTACTCCGGGGCGCAGGCCTGCCGCGCACTTCGCGAGGAGGGAGCTCGAGTCGTGCTCGTCAACTCCAACCCCGCGACGATCATGACCGATCCCGAGATGGCCGACCGGGTGTACATCGAACCCATCACGACGGAGGCGATCACGGAGGTCATCCGGAAGGAACGCCCCGACGGCGTCATCGCGGGGTTGGGCGGGCAGACCGGGCTGAACGTCACCGCCGAACTGGCCGAGGAGGGCGTGCTCGAGGAGTACGACGTCGACATCATGGGCACGCCGCTCGACACCATCTACGCGACCGAGGACCGCGACCTGTTCCGCCAGCGGATGGAGGACATCGGTCAGCCGGTTCCGAAGTCGACGACCATCTCGCTCGACGAGGGCGAGGTGGTCACGGAACTGGACGGGGAGGCGCTCCGCGAGCGGGTCGAGGCCGCCGCCGACGAGGTGGGTGGCCTGCCGGTCATCGCCCGCACGACGTACACCCTCGGCGGCTCCGGGTCGGGTGTCGTCGGTGAGATGGACGAACTCATCGACCGCGTCCGGACCGGACTGCGCCTCTCGCGCAACAGCGAGGTGCTCGTCACCGAGTCCATCTCCGGCTGGGTCGAGCTGGAGTACGAAGTGATGCGCGACGCCGACGACTCCTGCATCATCATCTGCAACATGGAGAATCTCGACCCGATGGGCATCCACACCGGCGAGTCGACGGTCGTCACGCCCTCGCAGGTCATCCCCGACGACGGCCACCAGGAGATGCGCGACGCGGCCCTGGGGGTCATCCGCGAACTCGGCATCCAGGGCGGCTGTAACATCCAGTTTGCCTGGCGCGACGACGGCACCCCCGGCGGGGAGTACCGCGTCGTCGAGGTGAACCCCCGCGTCTCCCGCTCCTCGGCGCTCGCCTCGAAGGCGACCGGCTACCCCATCGCCCGCGTGACCGCGAAGGTCGCGCTCGGCAAGCGCCTCCACGAGATCGACAACGAGATCACCGGCGAGACGACCGCCGCGTTCGAACCGGCGATCGACTACGTGGTGACGAAGGTGCCGCGCTGGCCCAAGGACAAGTTCGAGGACACGGACTTCACGCTCGGCACGGCGATGAAGTCCACGGGCGAGGCGATGGCCATCGGCCGCACGTTCGAGGAGAGCCTCCTGAAGGCGCTGCGCTCCTCGGAGTACGACCCGGCCGAGGACTTCGGGGACCTCGAGGACGACGAGCTCACCGCCGAGTACCTCGAACGCCCGAGCCCCGACCGCCCGTACGCGATGTTCGAGGCGTTCGAGCGCGGCTTCTCCGTCGAGGAGGTCGTCGAGGCCACGGGCATCTACGAGTGGTACGTCGAGCGCTTCTCGCGCATCGTGGAGGCGAGCAAGGAGGTCGTCGAGGGCGAGTTCACCCCGGCTGCCATCGCGGGCTTCACGAACGCGGAGATCTCCGCACTCGCGGGCAACGTCTTCGAGGACAGCAGCCTCACGTGGCTCCCGGAGACGCGCGGCGCGTGGCGGACCGCGGAGGCGACCGAAACGGTCGCGGGCGACGCCGGGGCCGAGGCGGCGGACGAGGACATCCCCGTCTCCGCCGCGCGCGCCGGCGTCGGCGAGGTCGAGCAGGCGGTTCCCGGCCGGACGTACAAGCAGGTGGACACCTGCGCCGGCGAGTTCGCGGCCTCCACGCCGTACTACTACTCCTCGCGCCAGCCGGAGTGGTTCTCCGGCCCCTACGAGGGCGACGCAGCCGCGGGCGAACTCCGCGTGGACATGGACGCCGAGAGCGTCGTCGTCGTGGGCGGCGGCCCCATCCGCATCGGGCAGGGCGTCGAGTTCGACTACTGCTCGGTCCACGCGGTCCGCGCGCTGCGCGAGCAGGGGATCGAGGCGCACGTCGTCAACAACAACCCCGAGACGGTGTCGACCGACTACGACACCTCCGACGGGCTGTTCTTCGAACCCATCACCGCCGAGGAGGTCGCCGACGTCATCGAGGCGACCGACGCCGACGGCGTGATGATCCAGTTCGGCGGGCAGACCTCCGTCGACATCGGCGAGCCCCTGGCTGCGGAACTCGACCGCCGGGGCGTCGACTGCGAGATCATGGGAACGTCCGTCGAGGCGATGGACCTCGCGGAGGACCGCGACCGGTTCAACCGCCTGATGGACGACGTCGGGGTCGACCAGCCGGAGGGGGGCTCCGCGACGAGCGAGGCCGAGGCGCTCGAACTCGCCAACGACATCGGCTACCCCGTGCTCGTCCGCCCGAGCTACGTGCTCGGCGGGCGCGCGATGCGGGTCGTTCACGACGACGACGAACTGAGGGAGTACATCACCGAGGCGGTCCGCGTCTCGCCGGACAAGCCCATCCTCGTCGACGAGTTCCTCGCGGGCGCTGTGGAACTCGACGTGGACGCCGTCTCGGACGGCGAGGACGTGCTCATCGGCGGCGTGATGGAGCACGTCGAGAGCGCGGGCGTCCACTCGGGCGACTCCGCCTGCGTCATCCCGCCGCGCTCGCTGAGCGAGGAGACGCTGGCCCGCGTGCGCGAGGTCACCGAGAACATCGCCCGCGCGCTCGAGACGGTCGGCCTGCTGAACGTCCAGCTGGCCGTGCAGGGGGAGGACGTGTACGTCCTCGAAGCGAACCCGCGCTCCTCGCGCACCGTCCCGTTCGTCTCGAAGGCGACGGGCGTCCCCATCGCGAAGCTCGCGGCGCAGGTGATGGCCGGGCACTCGCTCGAGGAACTGGGGGCGACCGAGGCGATCCCGGAGCACTACAACGTGAAGGAGGTCGTGCTCCCGTTCGACCGCCTGCCGGACTCGGACCCGCGGCTCGGCCCGGAGATGAAGTCGACCGGCGAGGTGATGGGCACGGCGAGCACCTTCGGCAAGGCGTACGGCAAGGCGCTCGACGCCGCCGGCCAGGGGCTCCCCGAGTCGGGGACGGTCGTCTTCCAGTTCGTCGGCGACGCGCTGCCCGAACCGGGGAGCGAGGCGGCCACCGAGCTGATGGCCGGCTTCGGCGAGTACTACGACGCGGCGGAGGTCGAGGACGTGGCGACGGCACTCCGTGAGGGCGCCGTCGACCTGCTCGTCACCGACGACCGCGACGCGCTCCGGGCCGCGGTGGACGAGGACGTGGCGTACGTCTCGACCGAGGCGGCCGCCCGGGCCTCGCTCGAAGCGCTCGCCCACCGCGAGGAGGACCTCGACGTGCTGGCGGTCTCGGACCGCCCGCGCCGCCAGGCGGAGTGGGGCCGCTGA
- a CDS encoding NAD(+)/NADH kinase, protein MDVGIVAQKGNNRAAYLAADVRDRLCEADARVHLDEATAATLSEEGRPVDAMDTTDLVVSIGGDGTFLFAARGAGGTPVLGVNLGEVGFLNAVPPDEAVEAVLKEVEAFQDDEMTVREAPRLAATCDGWESAHATNEIVVQGARRGHGGGVCVEVRVDGSLYSGGHADGVLVATPTGSTAYNLSERGPLVHPSVDGLVVNEMCATGGMPPLLIAPDATVSVTLTDSEEAVVISDGREPHPVDVPTEIVVERTGPPVRVAGPSSDFFEALKKLE, encoded by the coding sequence ATGGACGTTGGTATCGTCGCCCAGAAGGGGAACAACCGGGCCGCCTACCTCGCCGCGGACGTCCGCGACCGGCTGTGCGAGGCCGACGCCCGGGTCCACCTCGACGAGGCGACGGCCGCGACGCTCTCCGAGGAGGGTCGGCCCGTCGACGCGATGGACACGACCGACCTCGTGGTCTCCATCGGCGGCGACGGCACCTTCCTCTTCGCCGCCCGGGGCGCGGGCGGGACGCCCGTGCTCGGGGTGAACCTCGGCGAGGTCGGCTTCCTCAACGCCGTCCCGCCTGACGAGGCCGTCGAAGCGGTACTGAAGGAGGTCGAGGCGTTCCAGGACGACGAGATGACCGTCCGGGAGGCCCCCCGACTCGCCGCGACCTGCGACGGCTGGGAGAGCGCGCACGCCACGAACGAGATCGTCGTCCAGGGCGCCCGCCGCGGTCACGGCGGCGGGGTGTGCGTCGAGGTCCGGGTCGACGGCTCGCTCTACTCGGGCGGCCACGCCGACGGCGTCCTCGTCGCCACGCCGACCGGGTCGACCGCCTACAACCTCTCCGAGCGCGGCCCGCTCGTCCACCCGAGCGTCGACGGCCTCGTCGTGAACGAGATGTGCGCGACGGGCGGCATGCCGCCGCTCCTGATCGCGCCGGACGCGACGGTGAGCGTGACGCTGACCGACTCCGAGGAGGCGGTCGTCATCAGCGACGGCCGCGAACCGCACCCGGTCGACGTCCCGACCGAGATCGTCGTCGAGCGGACCGGGCCACCCGTGCGGGTCGCGGGGCCGTCCTCGGACTTCTTCGAGGCGCTGAAGAAACTGGAGTGA
- a CDS encoding KaiC domain-containing protein: MSEEGDEDWFEKALDEDGEGDDESTVADDGTEGMSADADESGDGSESSEADGPNDVHRPNDAVDDAGFADAQAGDEFDVGDFGGEDVPGAGDFDGDDPFGQDFADAMQGAPSPGGTSDGDAGFGGFDAGGGGEFDGFGGGDDFGMGEGGFGDFGGSGGFDEEEFESDIERIDIGIEGLDEMILGGVPHRSLMTVIGSAGTGKTTFGLQFLNETLTNDGKAVYITLEESREAVLSTAEEKGWPYREYEAEDRLAVVSMDPIEMANSLDSIRDDISRLINEFGADRLVLDSVSLLEMMYDHPSKRRSEVFDFTRSLKEAGVTTMLTSEASEENSYASRHGIVEYLTDAVFVLQYVRPSDFRETRLAVEIQKIRDANHSRETKPYEITADGISVYRQANIF; encoded by the coding sequence GTGAGCGAGGAGGGGGACGAGGACTGGTTCGAGAAGGCCCTCGACGAGGACGGGGAGGGCGACGACGAGTCCACCGTGGCGGACGACGGGACCGAAGGGATGTCGGCCGACGCGGACGAGTCCGGCGACGGAAGCGAATCGAGCGAAGCGGACGGACCGAACGACGTGCATCGGCCCAACGACGCGGTCGACGACGCAGGCTTCGCCGACGCGCAAGCGGGCGACGAGTTCGACGTCGGGGATTTCGGCGGTGAAGACGTGCCCGGAGCGGGCGACTTCGACGGGGACGACCCCTTCGGTCAGGACTTCGCGGACGCGATGCAGGGCGCGCCGTCACCCGGCGGGACGAGCGACGGGGACGCCGGGTTCGGCGGCTTCGACGCGGGAGGCGGCGGCGAGTTCGACGGGTTCGGCGGGGGGGACGACTTCGGTATGGGCGAGGGTGGGTTCGGTGACTTCGGCGGGAGCGGCGGGTTCGACGAGGAGGAGTTCGAGTCCGACATCGAGCGCATCGACATCGGCATCGAGGGCCTCGACGAGATGATCCTCGGCGGGGTCCCACACCGGTCGCTGATGACCGTCATCGGGAGCGCCGGCACCGGGAAGACCACGTTCGGCCTCCAGTTCCTGAACGAGACACTCACGAACGATGGGAAGGCCGTCTACATCACACTCGAGGAGTCCCGCGAAGCGGTGCTCTCGACGGCCGAGGAGAAGGGCTGGCCCTACCGCGAGTACGAGGCGGAGGACCGCCTCGCGGTCGTCTCGATGGACCCGATCGAGATGGCGAACTCGCTCGACTCCATCCGGGACGACATCTCGCGGCTCATCAACGAGTTCGGGGCGGATCGGCTCGTCCTCGACTCCGTCTCGCTCCTGGAGATGATGTACGACCACCCCTCGAAGCGTCGCTCGGAGGTGTTCGACTTCACCCGGTCGCTGAAGGAGGCCGGCGTGACGACGATGCTGACCTCGGAGGCGAGCGAGGAGAACTCCTACGCCTCCCGCCACGGCATCGTCGAGTACCTCACCGACGCCGTGTTCGTCCTCCAGTACGTCCGTCCGTCAGACTTCCGCGAGACGCGCCTGGCAGTCGAGATCCAGAAGATCCGCGACGCGAACCACTCCCGCGAGACGAAGCCGTACGAGATCACGGCCGACGGCATCTCGGTGTACCGGCAGGCGAACATCTTCTGA
- a CDS encoding CARDB domain-containing protein, with protein sequence MGARNGTLAVLVVLVAAAVAAGGVAGADEGTCSANGERKLCLEDVSVSTERIVVGESATLSVTVRNAGDVAANGTVVLKVAGPVNGTDTYALSEDRLEPGEEVEVTQRLDASTPGTHGLQVVLNDGAMTHRYDASEVRTLEVEERSAGLGGPIDAPEYALLALLGSLSVLGVVVYRNN encoded by the coding sequence ATGGGAGCGAGAAACGGGACGCTGGCGGTACTGGTCGTGCTCGTCGCGGCCGCGGTCGCGGCGGGCGGGGTCGCGGGAGCGGACGAGGGAACGTGTTCGGCGAACGGGGAACGGAAGCTCTGTCTGGAGGACGTGAGCGTCTCCACCGAGCGGATCGTCGTCGGCGAGTCGGCGACGCTCTCCGTCACCGTGCGAAACGCGGGCGACGTGGCCGCGAACGGGACGGTCGTGCTGAAGGTCGCCGGTCCGGTCAACGGGACCGACACCTACGCCCTCAGCGAGGACCGCCTCGAACCCGGCGAGGAGGTCGAGGTCACACAGCGCCTTGACGCGAGCACCCCCGGGACGCACGGCCTGCAGGTCGTACTGAACGACGGCGCGATGACCCACCGGTACGACGCCTCCGAGGTGAGGACGCTGGAGGTCGAGGAGCGGTCCGCCGGCCTCGGCGGTCCAATCGACGCGCCGGAGTACGCGCTCCTCGCGCTGCTCGGGTCGCTGTCGGTGCTCGGGGTCGTCGTGTACCGGAACAACTGA
- a CDS encoding universal stress protein — MVKRILVAFDGTDQSVDALEYAASEWPDAELVLLTVIDPSEAGFSAGRGVPSGAEEWYETMKAKAEGTLADGAALVDREVETVTEVGKPREAIVEYAEADHVDHIVVGSHGRQGFSRIVLGSVAEGVVRTAPVPVTVVR; from the coding sequence ATGGTAAAGCGGATCCTCGTCGCCTTCGACGGCACGGACCAGTCCGTCGACGCACTCGAGTACGCCGCGTCCGAGTGGCCCGACGCGGAACTGGTCCTCCTGACAGTCATCGACCCGTCCGAGGCCGGCTTCAGCGCGGGTCGGGGCGTCCCCAGCGGCGCCGAGGAGTGGTACGAGACGATGAAGGCCAAGGCCGAGGGGACCCTCGCCGACGGCGCGGCGCTCGTCGATCGCGAGGTCGAGACCGTGACCGAGGTGGGAAAACCCCGGGAGGCCATCGTGGAGTACGCCGAGGCGGACCACGTCGACCACATCGTGGTCGGGAGCCACGGCCGGCAGGGATTCTCGCGTATCGTGCTCGGAAGCGTCGCCGAGGGGGTGGTCCGCACCGCCCCCGTCCCGGTCACCGTCGTGCGCTGA
- a CDS encoding ATP-binding protein yields the protein MADSGDSELGDFEDVGSSADAGSSSNDERGEDATAGGATRGRGPGAGNGEVEIESDDAGAEGQDGFARYAMDAAAGPTAAGIGTLSVAQGLRVSEDGEETCIKAFVTAGNREDVRLGTYLLVPYPDGETLFSRIAALEYEQEFHTDDATELTARRRLQGTQSFTEADYKFVAELDPTAVLFEDNEARSASDGGDGADGAGELKRRMVDRVPKPGAPVRQATDAEQIKTGLAIPDEGVFLGHLSVGGEKVRTAAEPPTVDYRLKDDYADGDPLVFRHTLVAGGTGSGKTHAAKNVLRQYLGRTYEMDDGRDAKAAVVMFDPQDEYAQMHDDNPAFDGDWGRRLDREGIDHGGHDDTVALVPKEVGTSYPGEGHRAEQVEFTIPFSIVDEYDMPWLVAGAALNDNQYPALLTLLNRFFRNHSAGTYEQFLSFLDDLALKEELDESGRVHEATYDAVKRRVRGIPSGVFDQDAKPITELDTTLVRSGGLTVIPTYHLSSARAKEMFVLAVSALLVDDKLSNDPNSARVDETPLVLGMDEAHNFLADAENVQARKVVQKFTEAAKQGRKERLGLFLITQDPQDVADPVFKQVNTRLVLNLGDEDAIRSVNIPPSLAGKVPYMEKGQMVVYSPDNSEPVEVTGLPVCVTRHGD from the coding sequence ATGGCCGACTCCGGCGACTCCGAACTCGGGGACTTCGAGGACGTGGGCTCGTCCGCGGACGCGGGTTCGAGTTCGAACGACGAGCGGGGGGAAGACGCGACCGCGGGCGGCGCGACGAGGGGTCGCGGACCCGGCGCCGGTAACGGGGAGGTCGAGATCGAGAGCGACGACGCCGGAGCCGAGGGACAGGACGGATTCGCCCGGTACGCGATGGACGCCGCCGCCGGGCCGACCGCCGCCGGCATCGGGACGCTCTCGGTCGCGCAGGGGCTCCGCGTCTCGGAGGACGGCGAGGAGACGTGCATCAAGGCGTTCGTCACCGCGGGCAACCGCGAGGACGTGCGGCTCGGGACGTACCTGCTCGTGCCGTACCCCGACGGCGAGACGCTGTTCTCGCGCATCGCCGCTCTGGAGTACGAACAGGAGTTCCACACCGACGACGCGACCGAACTCACCGCCCGACGGCGCCTCCAGGGCACCCAGTCGTTCACGGAGGCCGACTACAAGTTCGTCGCCGAGCTCGACCCCACTGCCGTGCTGTTCGAGGACAACGAGGCGCGGAGCGCCTCGGACGGAGGCGACGGAGCCGACGGAGCCGGCGAGCTCAAGCGACGGATGGTCGACCGGGTACCGAAGCCCGGCGCGCCCGTCCGACAGGCGACCGACGCCGAGCAGATCAAGACCGGACTCGCCATCCCCGACGAGGGCGTCTTCCTCGGCCACCTCTCGGTCGGTGGCGAGAAGGTGCGGACGGCGGCAGAGCCGCCCACGGTGGACTACCGGCTGAAGGACGACTACGCCGACGGCGACCCGCTTGTGTTCCGCCACACGCTCGTCGCCGGGGGGACCGGATCGGGGAAGACCCACGCGGCGAAGAACGTCCTCCGGCAGTACCTCGGGCGCACCTACGAGATGGACGACGGGCGCGACGCGAAGGCCGCCGTCGTCATGTTCGACCCGCAGGACGAGTACGCCCAGATGCACGACGACAACCCCGCGTTCGATGGCGACTGGGGCCGGCGCCTCGACCGCGAGGGCATCGACCATGGCGGCCACGACGATACCGTCGCGCTGGTTCCCAAGGAGGTCGGCACGAGCTACCCCGGCGAGGGGCACCGGGCGGAACAGGTCGAGTTCACGATCCCGTTCAGCATCGTGGACGAGTACGACATGCCGTGGCTCGTCGCCGGCGCGGCGCTGAACGACAACCAGTACCCCGCCCTCCTCACGCTGCTCAACCGCTTCTTCCGGAACCACTCCGCGGGCACCTACGAGCAGTTCCTCTCGTTCCTCGACGACCTGGCGCTGAAGGAGGAACTCGACGAGTCCGGGCGCGTCCACGAGGCGACCTACGACGCGGTGAAGCGGCGGGTTCGGGGGATCCCCTCTGGGGTGTTCGACCAGGACGCGAAGCCGATCACGGAGCTGGACACGACGCTGGTCAGGTCGGGCGGGCTGACGGTCATCCCGACGTACCACCTCTCCTCGGCGCGCGCCAAGGAGATGTTCGTGCTCGCCGTCTCGGCGCTGCTCGTGGACGACAAGCTCTCGAACGACCCGAACAGCGCGCGGGTGGACGAGACGCCGCTGGTGCTCGGGATGGACGAGGCGCACAACTTCCTCGCGGACGCCGAGAACGTGCAGGCGCGGAAGGTGGTCCAGAAGTTCACTGAGGCGGCCAAACAGGGCCGCAAGGAGCGGCTCGGGTTGTTCCTCATCACGCAGGACCCTCAGGACGTCGCGGACCCGGTGTTCAAGCAGGTGAACACGCGGCTCGTTCTCAACCTGGGCGACGAGGACGCCATCAGGAGCGTGAACATCCCGCCGTCGCTGGCCGGGAAGGTGCCGTACATGGAGAAGGGACAGATGGTGGTGTACTCGCCCGACAACTCGGAGCCGGTGGAGGTCACCGGCCTGCCGGTGTGTGTGACTCGCCACGGCGATTGA
- a CDS encoding DUF7113 family protein, whose amino-acid sequence MLLIRGVVGETELTGTVYERGEEAPTFKGAPDEDAPYVWVCDEFYEVESGGSSLDLDGRAIRVAFESPMPRGFDTRDQAVDAGKEHVRTQFARVGIPPEEVTLDVEKVQQP is encoded by the coding sequence ATGTTGCTCATTCGCGGTGTGGTCGGGGAGACGGAGCTCACGGGTACGGTGTATGAGCGGGGGGAGGAGGCGCCGACGTTCAAGGGGGCGCCCGACGAGGACGCGCCGTACGTCTGGGTGTGCGACGAGTTCTACGAGGTCGAGAGCGGCGGGTCCAGCCTCGACCTCGACGGGCGGGCCATCCGGGTCGCGTTCGAGTCGCCGATGCCGCGGGGATTCGACACGCGCGACCAGGCGGTGGACGCGGGGAAGGAACACGTCAGGACGCAGTTCGCGCGGGTCGGCATCCCGCCCGAGGAGGTGACGCTCGACGTCGAGAAGGTGCAACAGCCCTGA